One genomic region from Mastacembelus armatus chromosome 21, fMasArm1.2, whole genome shotgun sequence encodes:
- the cybrd1 gene encoding plasma membrane ascorbate-dependent reductase CYBRD1 encodes MAMDNLKQFLVFLFAAAAVGFVSIIFVIRWVLHYKEGLAWDGGLAEFNWHPVLIVTGFIFLQGIAIIVYRLPWTWQCSKLMMKFIHAGLNLLAFIFAVISMVAVFDFHNAAKIPNMYSLHSWLGLIVVILYCLQLVLGVGIYLIPITPVSWRAMVMPLHVYSGLLLFSSTIAVALMGITEKLIFGLNNPKYKDLPPEAVFVNVLGVLLVVFGALILWIATRQSWKRPSDEILHTLHTNGGGEDSTRVGPALSQLTEGTDAEPSGDVRRRSNKLDDQIN; translated from the exons ATGGCGATGGACAATTTGAAGCAGtttctggtttttctgtttgctgccgCCGCCGTCGGGTTTGTGTCCATAATATTTGTGATAAGATGGGTTCTCCACTATAAGGAAGGGTTAGCCTGGGATGGAGGACTGGCCGAATTCAACTGGCATCCAGTGTTGATAGTCACTGGGTTTATTTTCCTGCAGGGAATAG CCATCATTGTCTACAGGCTTCCATGGACCTGGCAGTGCAGCAAATTGATGATGAAGTTCATCCATGCAGGATTAAACTTGCTGGCCTTCATTTTTGCTGTCATATCTATGGTGGCAGTTTTTGACTTCCACAATGCTGCTAAAATCCCCAACATGTACAGTCTCCACAGCTGGCTGGGGCTGATAGTTGTGATACTGTATTGTCTACag CTTGTTCTTGGAGTTGGCATATACTTGATACCAATTACACCTGTTTCCTGGAGAGCAATGGTTATGCCCCTCCATGTCTACAGTGGTCTTTTACTATTTAGCAGCACTATAGCTGTGGCACTGATGGGCATCACAGAGAAACTCATTTTTGGCCT GAACAACCCGAAGTACAAGGATTTGCCTCcagaggcagtttttgtgaacGTTCTGGGAGTACTCCTGGTGGTTTTTGGAGCTCTAATCCTTTGGATTGCCACTCGACAATCTTGGAAGCGCCCCAGTGATGAGATCTTGCATACTCTACATACCAATGGGGGAGGTGAGGACAGCACCAGAGTTGGTCCAGCCCTGTCTCAGTTGACTGAGGGAACTGATGCTGAGCCCTCTGGGGATGTCAGGAGGAGGAGTAACAAATTGGATGATCAGATAAACTGA